The following is a genomic window from Pseudomonas parafulva.
GGCGGATGCGCCGCAGATTCAGGTACAGCGGCACCGCCAGGGCCACCGTGGCCGGGCCCAGGAGAATGTTGAGGATCTCGGTGCTGCGCTTGTACTCGACGTAGTCGATGCCGCAGGCCAGCAGCACGCCGATCACCAGCAGCATCGACACCAGCACCGGCTGCAGGAAGATCCAGCGCGTGCGCTCGTAGGCCGCGAGCACCAACTGATAGGCGCCCAGGGTGATGCCGATGCCGAACAGCGGATGGTGGATCACCGCCTCCAGCGCGCCTTGCCAATCCAGGCTCATGGCTGCTGCTCGCGTTTGCCGTGGCGCTGGATGAGCTTCTGCATCAGCACGCCGACGAACACCAGGGTGAGCAGGCAGGAAATCACCAGCGCGCCGACGATGGCCCAGAAGTCTGCGGCGATGTCGCGGGCGTACACCATCACCCCCACCGCCGGCGGTACCAACAGCAGCGGCAGATAGCGCAACAGACTGCCGGCGGCGTCATTGAGCGGCTCGCCGACTTCGCCACGCACCATCAAGAACACCAGCAACAGCAGCAGGCCGATGATCGGGCCTGGCAGCACGGGCAGGAACAAGTGATTGATCGCCGTTCCCAGCAACTGGAACAGCA
Proteins encoded in this region:
- a CDS encoding CidA/LrgA family protein, with translation MLLRGLTWLVLFQLLGTAINHLFLPVLPGPIIGLLLLLVFLMVRGEVGEPLNDAAGSLLRYLPLLLVPPAVGVMVYARDIAADFWAIVGALVISCLLTLVFVGVLMQKLIQRHGKREQQP